A stretch of the Musa acuminata AAA Group cultivar baxijiao chromosome BXJ2-7, Cavendish_Baxijiao_AAA, whole genome shotgun sequence genome encodes the following:
- the LOC135616729 gene encoding uncharacterized protein LOC135616729, whose protein sequence is MSAVVCGKRSSSIFEELLHSTPPPASKRARCASSPTASLRVSPSRASPSFDHCDGERIAAYLARLRSLFPEMDQQLLERALEASGNDLDSTIKSLNDLRLESADFNLVSGVRKPENGNEMNAQLPTEGTVKENGVDAAGIDILPTDGSEWVELFVREMMNASDVDDARTRVSRVLEFLEKSIMARADGEALRNLHKENMMLKEQVEVLIRESTVLKHAVAIQHHRQKEYEERSQELQHLKQLVSQYQEQVRTLEINNYALTVHLRQAQQSSSIPGRFNPDVF, encoded by the exons ATGTCTGCGGTAGTCTGCGGGAAGAGGTCATCTTCCATCTTCGAGGAGCTCCTCCACAGCACCCCTCCGCCGGCCTCCAAGAgggcccgctgcgcctcctccccGACCGCCTCCCTCCGCGTCTCGCCGTCTCGGGCCTCCCCCTCTTTCGACCACTGCGACGGTGAACGGATCGCGGCTTATCTTGCCCGTCTGAGGTCCCTGTTCCCCGAAATGGATCAGCAG CTTCTTGAACGCGCTCTTGAAGCATCTGGAAATGATCTAGATTCCACAATAAAGAGTTTGAATGACCTTCGATTAGAGTCAGCAGACTTCAACTTGGTTTCTGGTGTAAGAAAACCTGAAAATGGCAATGAAATGAATGCTCAGTTACCAACTGAAG GTACAGTGAAGGAAAATGGTGTTGATGCTGCTGGTATTGACATTCTTCCAACAGATGGTTCTGAATGGGTAGAGCTATTTgtgagagaaatgatgaatgcttcTGATGTGGATGATGCTAGAACTCGTGTTTCCAGAGTACTGGAGTTTTTAGAGAAATCCATTATGGCTCGTGCTGATGGTGAAGCGCTGCGAAACTTACACAAG GAAAATATGATGTTGAAAGAACAAGTTGAAGTGCTGATTCGCGAGAGCACTGTTCTAAAGCATGCGGTGGCTATCCAGCATCATCGCCAAAAAGAATACGAAGAGAGAAGCCAAGAGCTGCAGCATCTGAAACAGCTGGTGTCTCAGTACCAGGAGCAAGTTCGAACACTAGAG ATCAACAACTACGCACTCACGGTTCATCTGAGGCAGGCGCAGCAGAGCAGCTCCATTCCAGGACGCTTCAATCCGGATGTCTTCTGA
- the LOC135616730 gene encoding ethylene-responsive transcription factor ERF010-like, with amino-acid sequence MEGQLPPKKAGMKPKERLFRGVRMRKWGKWVAEIREPNKRSRIWLGSYCTPVAAAKAYDTALFYLRGRAARLNFPDDVSVYDAGSGADIGMPTALIRKKAVEVGAKVDALQLRSASVFSSRSQEYRRRKEEKRYKNPDLNQEPTPESSDDEWSSGLQ; translated from the coding sequence atggaagggCAGCTGCCACCGAAGAAAGCGGGGATGAAGCCAAAGGAGCGGCTCTTCCGGGGTGTAAGGATGAGGAAGTGGGGGAAGTGGGTGGCGGAGATCAGGGAGCCCAACAAGCGGTCCAGGATCTGGCTGGGGTCGTACTGCACCCCGGTGGCCGCCGCCAAGGCCTACGACACCGCCCTCTTCTACCTCCGCGGCCGCGCCGCCCGCCTCAACTTCCCTGACGACGTCTCCGTCTACGACGCTGGCAGCGGTGCCGACATCGGCATGCCGACGGCGTTAATAAGGAAGAAGGCGGTGGAGGTGGGCGCCAAGGTCGACGCGCTCCAGCTGAGAAGCGCGTCCGTCTTCTCCTCTCGCTCTCAGGAATACCGGCGTAGGAAAGAAGAGAAACGGTATAAGAACCCCGACCTCAACCAGGAGCCCACCCCCGAGAGCTCCGATGACGAGTGGAGCAGCGGCTTGCAGTAG